A DNA window from Mastomys coucha isolate ucsf_1 unplaced genomic scaffold, UCSF_Mcou_1 pScaffold21, whole genome shotgun sequence contains the following coding sequences:
- the Svip gene encoding small VCP/p97-interacting protein isoform X2, whose amino-acid sequence MGLCFPCPAESAPPSPSPEEKREKLAEAAERRQKEAASRGILDIQSVEAKKKKKEQLEKQMETSGPPTAGGLRWTVS is encoded by the exons ATGGGGCTGTGCTTCCCTTGTCCCGCGGAGTCCGCACCTCCATCCCCGAGCCCG gaagagaaaagagaaaagctggcagaggcagcagaaagaaggcagaaggag GCGGCGTCTCGGGGGATTTTGGACATCCAGTCAGTGgaggcaaagaagaagaagaaagaacagttaGAAAAGCAGATGGAGACATCGGGGCCACCAACGGCAGGGGGACTTAGA TGGACCGTGTCATGA
- the Svip gene encoding small VCP/p97-interacting protein isoform X1, whose amino-acid sequence MLDRMKEDCRRGSCVPMGLCFPCPAESAPPSPSPEEKREKLAEAAERRQKEAASRGILDIQSVEAKKKKKEQLEKQMETSGPPTAGGLRWTVS is encoded by the exons ATGTTGGACCGGATGAAAGAGGATTGCCGCCGG GGTTCCTGCGTCCCCATGGGGCTGTGCTTCCCTTGTCCCGCGGAGTCCGCACCTCCATCCCCGAGCCCG gaagagaaaagagaaaagctggcagaggcagcagaaagaaggcagaaggag GCGGCGTCTCGGGGGATTTTGGACATCCAGTCAGTGgaggcaaagaagaagaagaaagaacagttaGAAAAGCAGATGGAGACATCGGGGCCACCAACGGCAGGGGGACTTAGA TGGACCGTGTCATGA